One Brassica napus cultivar Da-Ae chromosome A5, Da-Ae, whole genome shotgun sequence DNA window includes the following coding sequences:
- the LOC106359747 gene encoding uncharacterized protein At2g29880-like, producing MEDKEKGKYNSWTQDETKVLIELLVEGIKRGWRDSSGIINKATVENKILPVLNERVGCQKLHKHYQSRIKFLKNLYNSYVDLQRNSSGFGWDFETKRFTASEEVWQGYLKAHPNHQYMRYDSHEQFEDLKIIFDGTTANGGNSLGLSDTTDASTYLVGDYQVKEKFGESSDDVTDVAFVSKQSLKGHREKLIPRKRSRTDACYNSEELKNDDNDSIVAVSNKILNIIQQREERQQKEAEKREEKLRLEAEQQEAEKKKNNVWDAMKEITNLDQRTKFKAVTLIYSLGMKDVFAEMSVEERFGWIQTNLS from the exons atggaggataaggaaaaAGGTAAATATAATTCCTGGACTCAGGATGAAACGAAAGTATTGATTGAATTGCTTGTGGAGGGAATTAAACGTGGATGGCGTGATTCTAGTGGTATAATAAACAAGGCAAcggtagaaaataaaatactacCAGTCCTCAATGAAAGAGTTGGATGCCAGAAACTCCACAAGCATTATCAAAGTAGGATAAAGTTTTTGAAAAACCTATACAATAGCTATGTTGATCTTCAACGTAATAGCTCTGGATTTGGATgggattttgaaacaaaaaggtTTACAGCTTCTGAAGAAGTGTGGCAAGGATATTTgaag GCACATCCAAACCACCAGTATATGCGCTATGACTCACATGAACAGTTTGAAGATTTGAAGATAATCTTTGATGGTACAACTGCCAATGGTGGCAATTCACTTGGATTAAGTGATACTACTGATGCTAGTACTTACCTTGTTGGTGATTATCAAGTGAAAGAAAAGTTTGGTGAAAGCAGTGATGATGTTACTGATGTGGCTTTTGTTTCAAAACAAAGTCTGAAAGGTCATAGAGAAAAACTGATCCCAAGAAAGAGGTCCAGAACTGACGCATGCTACAATTCAGAGGAGCTGAAGAATGATGACAATGATTCCATTGTTGCTGTGAGCAATAAGATCCTTAATATCATACAACAAAGGGAAGAGAGACAACAAAAAGAAGCTgaaaaaagagaggagaaaCTCAGATTGGAAGCTGAGCAACAAGAagctgaaaaaaagaaaaacaatgttTGGGATGCCATGAAAGAGATCACTAATTTGGACCAGCGTACCAAATTTAAAGCTGTGACTCTTATCTATTCCTTGGGGATGAAAGATGTTTTTGCAGAAATGTCGGTAGAAGAACGCTTTGGTTGGATCCAAACCAATCTTAGCTAG